In Paenibacillus phoenicis, one genomic interval encodes:
- a CDS encoding amino acid ABC transporter permease: MSLEYLLSILGPMLEGTKTTIWLFLLAIVTSIPLGFAFTFMVRSRIKPVAWFAGAYIYVMRGTPLLLQMLFVCFGLPVIPVIGEYLVMDRFVAACVAFTLNYAAYFAEIFRGGLLAIDKGQYEAAKVLGLSRWQTTTRIVLPQMLRIALPAVSNESITLVKDTALLYAVAVPELLHFAQTAVNRDFTIVPFVLAGVLYLLMTLVLTVLFKALERKFKFE, encoded by the coding sequence ATGAGTCTGGAGTATTTGTTAAGTATCCTGGGGCCGATGCTGGAAGGGACGAAAACCACGATTTGGCTGTTTCTTCTGGCCATCGTGACATCGATTCCGCTGGGCTTCGCCTTTACCTTTATGGTTCGCAGCCGGATCAAGCCAGTCGCTTGGTTTGCCGGGGCTTATATTTATGTCATGCGCGGTACGCCGTTGCTGCTGCAAATGCTGTTCGTTTGCTTCGGGCTGCCGGTCATCCCGGTGATCGGCGAGTATCTCGTGATGGATCGGTTCGTCGCCGCTTGCGTTGCTTTTACACTGAATTACGCGGCGTACTTCGCTGAGATCTTCCGCGGCGGACTGCTGGCGATCGACAAGGGTCAATATGAAGCCGCGAAGGTGCTGGGGCTCAGCCGCTGGCAGACGACAACGCGGATCGTGCTGCCACAGATGCTGCGCATCGCGCTGCCCGCTGTCTCCAATGAGTCGATTACGCTGGTCAAGGATACAGCGCTGCTTTATGCAGTGGCCGTTCCCGAGCTGCTGCATTTTGCGCAAACGGCGGTCAACCGGGATTTTACGATCGTACCGTTTGTGCTTGCGGGCGTGCTGTACCTGTTGATGACGTTGGTACTGACCGTGCTGTTTAAGGCGCTGGAACGGAAGTTCAAATTTGAGTAA
- a CDS encoding amino acid ABC transporter ATP-binding protein, whose protein sequence is MDQAIVQVEHLRKSFGQLEVLKNVSFNVATSEVLAVIGPSGSGKSTMLRALAHLEEIDGGTIRIGGESLVDNGRYAGSAKLKEITARMGMVFQHFNLFPHLTVRGNLELAPKLVKRQPAADIRAKATELLEKVGLSDKAEVYPANLSGGQKQRVAIARALMMNPEILLFDEPTSALDPELTGEVLQVMKQLAEERMTMIVVTHEMGFAREVADRVMFMADGEMIESGRPEQLFSAPQHERTRSFLQRVL, encoded by the coding sequence ATGGATCAAGCAATCGTTCAAGTCGAGCATTTACGAAAATCGTTTGGCCAGCTGGAGGTGCTGAAAAACGTCTCCTTTAACGTCGCTACGAGCGAGGTGCTGGCGGTGATCGGGCCGTCCGGTTCGGGCAAGAGCACCATGCTGCGTGCCTTGGCCCATCTTGAGGAAATCGACGGGGGTACGATCCGGATTGGAGGCGAGTCGCTGGTGGACAATGGGCGGTATGCCGGCAGTGCCAAGCTCAAGGAAATTACCGCCCGTATGGGCATGGTGTTCCAGCATTTCAATCTGTTCCCGCACCTCACGGTGCGCGGGAACCTGGAGCTCGCTCCCAAGCTGGTGAAAAGGCAGCCGGCTGCAGACATCCGCGCCAAGGCCACGGAGCTGCTGGAGAAGGTCGGGCTCTCCGATAAAGCGGAGGTTTATCCGGCCAACCTGTCCGGGGGGCAAAAGCAGCGGGTCGCCATTGCCCGGGCGCTGATGATGAATCCGGAGATTCTGCTGTTCGACGAGCCGACCTCTGCGCTGGATCCCGAGCTAACGGGCGAGGTGCTGCAGGTGATGAAGCAGCTCGCCGAAGAGCGGATGACGATGATCGTCGTCACGCATGAGATGGGCTTTGCGCGGGAGGTGGCCGACCGTGTGATGTTTATGGCGGACGGGGAGATGATCGAATCCGGCCGGCCGGAGCAGCTGTTTAGTGCGCCGCAGCATGAGCGGACGCGGTCTTTTTTGCAGCGGGTACTGTGA
- a CDS encoding spore germination protein encodes MIVGPHDAFNESIGTNLSIIRRRLKVEQSEVGEVFKSKVSMLYIDRQSVSPPRILAVFGYLYARP; translated from the coding sequence GTGATCGTCGGACCGCATGACGCCTTTAATGAATCAATAGGGACCAATCTGTCCATTATCCGTCGCAGGCTGAAAGTCGAACAATCCGAAGTCGGCGAAGTTTTCAAATCGAAGGTATCCATGCTTTATATTGATCGGCAAAGCGTTAGCCCGCCGCGGATTCTGGCAGTATTTGGATACCTTTATGCGCGACCCTAA
- a CDS encoding HAD family hydrolase — translation MNTITPNHAVFFDVDDTLYDHLQPFREALEEILHTGPNFPYESAYHRMRYYSDYLSAQAGGTPTYGQVLESMRTERFVRSLGEFGLSLTTEQAAAVQAAYLGRQFDIRPFPGALELIGELQARGAVVGIITNGPPDHQWRKIRALGVDRLIPAELVFISGAVGLTKPDARLFNLIAGKLGIAPDQCWYIGDSWRNDVVGAAGAGWHSIWFNHRGIPPESDPHLPHTPVASYAELSRLLLSESM, via the coding sequence ATGAACACAATTACGCCAAACCACGCGGTCTTTTTTGACGTGGATGATACGTTATACGACCACCTGCAGCCTTTTCGCGAGGCACTGGAAGAGATCCTGCACACCGGGCCGAACTTCCCCTATGAATCGGCGTATCACCGGATGCGCTATTACAGCGATTATCTTTCCGCCCAAGCCGGGGGTACGCCCACCTACGGGCAGGTGCTGGAATCGATGCGCACCGAACGTTTCGTGCGTTCTCTAGGGGAGTTTGGGCTCTCGCTGACAACCGAACAAGCCGCGGCGGTACAGGCCGCTTACCTAGGCCGTCAATTTGACATTCGGCCGTTTCCCGGAGCGCTGGAGCTGATCGGCGAACTCCAGGCGCGGGGCGCCGTCGTCGGAATCATTACGAACGGACCGCCGGACCACCAATGGCGAAAGATCCGGGCACTGGGGGTCGATCGGCTGATTCCCGCCGAGCTGGTGTTCATCTCGGGTGCGGTTGGCTTGACGAAACCGGATGCACGCTTGTTCAACCTGATTGCAGGGAAACTGGGCATAGCACCGGATCAGTGCTGGTATATCGGAGATTCCTGGCGCAACGATGTCGTAGGGGCGGCCGGCGCCGGCTGGCACTCCATTTGGTTCAATCACCGCGGAATCCCGCCCGAATCCGATCCGCATCTCCCCCATACCCCGGTTGCCAGTTATGCCGAATTATCCCGGCTATTATTGAGCGAATCCATGTAA
- a CDS encoding sensor histidine kinase: MKKPKRWFTLRNQIFISFMLLMIFVLGIASVLTYYRMSALLETNAEKHISQTAMQANGRLDALIAQINTLTTQVATDDYVQKLLLAEVQGKETPFSSRQSLLPLFSDYQAYVTGIKSLELYTNDYRRLFPLNETELIDTIDSEWINAANWGKGALVWIGIDPRDPSTVLALRRVSLLDRWFSSGGYLMVRLDRTYFQIHEQIDEEVGEYILLVDGNQRPVASNFSFPAEELNLKELLSNEGKNITIGGQRFIEVKQASKATGWTLVFFTPMSYVTSGISALRTAVLASGAIGVLLFLIMSLSLSTMITRPIFRLIKAMRGARFGVLQRNPMFSSTMEINELNNSYNQMVDNMNELIRVVYEKELLQSRTELKALQAQINPHFLFNTLEAFYWSLEDKGEEELANLVVGMSNLFRYIISSPNQDEWVTIEDELEHVERYLQLMTIRLAERLTWSIDAGEFRHVKIPKLLIQPLVENAILHGVEKQLGQGKVSVCVESSDKEGYVKITVRDNGPGMDEETLNGLLQAMEGGPSISSKGTGVGIVNVQRRLRLYYDEEQGKKHGLQVTSRPGEGTSVSFEIPSDYGGTV; encoded by the coding sequence GTGAAAAAGCCGAAACGATGGTTTACCTTAAGAAATCAAATCTTCATCAGTTTTATGCTGCTGATGATTTTTGTCCTGGGAATCGCCAGCGTACTCACTTATTATCGGATGTCCGCACTGCTGGAAACCAATGCTGAGAAGCATATCAGTCAAACCGCGATGCAGGCCAACGGCCGATTGGATGCGCTGATTGCCCAGATCAATACGCTGACCACGCAGGTCGCCACCGATGATTACGTCCAGAAGCTGCTGCTCGCTGAGGTGCAAGGGAAGGAGACGCCCTTTAGCTCGCGCCAATCGCTGCTGCCGCTGTTTAGTGACTATCAGGCCTATGTGACCGGCATCAAGTCGCTTGAGTTATATACTAACGATTATCGCCGATTGTTCCCGCTGAACGAAACCGAGTTGATCGACACGATCGATTCGGAATGGATTAACGCCGCGAATTGGGGCAAAGGTGCGCTCGTCTGGATTGGCATCGATCCGCGCGATCCGTCTACCGTGCTGGCGCTGCGCCGGGTGAGCTTGCTGGACCGCTGGTTTTCGTCCGGGGGATATTTAATGGTGCGGCTCGATCGGACTTATTTTCAAATCCATGAGCAGATCGACGAAGAGGTTGGGGAGTATATCCTGCTGGTTGACGGGAATCAGCGTCCCGTGGCATCCAATTTCAGCTTTCCTGCGGAAGAATTAAATTTGAAGGAGCTGCTGAGCAACGAAGGAAAAAATATCACCATCGGCGGGCAGAGGTTTATTGAGGTCAAACAAGCCTCCAAAGCTACGGGGTGGACGCTGGTCTTCTTCACGCCCATGAGCTACGTCACCAGCGGGATCTCCGCGCTGCGAACAGCTGTCCTCGCTTCGGGAGCCATAGGGGTGCTGCTGTTCCTGATCATGTCGCTGTCGCTGTCCACGATGATCACCCGGCCCATCTTCCGGTTGATCAAGGCGATGCGCGGGGCGAGATTCGGGGTGCTGCAGCGGAACCCGATGTTCTCGAGCACGATGGAAATCAACGAGCTGAACAATTCCTACAACCAAATGGTCGACAATATGAACGAATTGATCCGTGTCGTTTACGAGAAGGAGCTCCTGCAAAGCCGGACCGAATTAAAGGCGTTGCAAGCTCAAATCAACCCTCATTTTCTGTTTAATACGCTGGAGGCCTTCTATTGGTCGCTGGAGGACAAGGGGGAGGAGGAGCTGGCCAACCTGGTCGTCGGCATGTCCAACTTGTTCCGGTACATTATCAGCAGCCCCAACCAGGACGAGTGGGTGACGATCGAGGACGAGCTGGAGCATGTGGAACGATACCTGCAGCTGATGACTATCCGACTTGCGGAACGGTTAACCTGGTCCATTGATGCCGGCGAATTCCGCCATGTTAAAATTCCAAAGCTTCTGATTCAGCCGCTGGTGGAAAACGCAATTTTGCACGGGGTTGAAAAGCAACTCGGCCAGGGCAAAGTAAGCGTATGCGTCGAATCCTCAGACAAGGAAGGTTACGTGAAAATCACCGTGCGGGACAACGGTCCCGGCATGGATGAGGAAACGTTAAACGGCCTACTGCAGGCGATGGAAGGCGGACCTTCCATTTCCTCGAAGGGGACAGGCGTCGGGATTGTAAATGTACAACGGCGACTTCGCCTGTATTATGATGAGGAGCAAGGGAAGAAGCACGGTTTGCAAGTGACCAGCCGCCCGGGCGAAGGAACGTCCGTAAGCTTTGAAATACCTAGTGATTACGGGGGAACGGTATGA
- a CDS encoding response regulator transcription factor codes for MKQTKTILVVEDEPRTRQGFTKTLEAWSAGRYRIEAADSGQAALAWLENHVAHLLITDIRMPGISGLELIEMQQRHKQFKPVAIIISGYAEFEYAQKAMQLGVVNYLLKPVDKHKLVQAVEQALRVEDDRHRIETMEKLVDPRLLETKDTDTQYTPQVREALNYLDEHLHEPITMRQVADHLHLNPSYFSVLFKEQTDLTFSEYITRLRVLRAKELLLRTTLSVGEIAERVGYQSDKYFIKVFKNYEGMSPSKYRSRTKETEDDA; via the coding sequence ATGAAGCAGACAAAAACCATACTTGTGGTGGAAGATGAACCGAGAACAAGACAGGGCTTTACGAAAACATTGGAAGCCTGGTCTGCCGGCCGGTACCGGATCGAGGCGGCGGACAGCGGGCAGGCGGCGCTGGCTTGGCTGGAGAATCATGTCGCTCATCTGCTGATCACGGACATCCGCATGCCCGGCATCAGCGGGCTGGAGCTGATCGAAATGCAGCAGCGCCATAAGCAGTTCAAGCCGGTGGCGATTATCATTTCGGGTTATGCGGAATTCGAATACGCGCAAAAAGCGATGCAGCTCGGCGTCGTCAATTACTTGCTGAAGCCGGTGGACAAGCACAAGCTGGTTCAGGCCGTAGAGCAGGCGTTGCGGGTGGAGGACGACCGGCATCGAATCGAAACGATGGAGAAGCTGGTTGACCCGCGGCTGCTGGAGACAAAGGATACGGATACGCAATATACGCCCCAGGTGCGGGAGGCACTGAATTACCTGGACGAGCATTTGCACGAGCCGATTACGATGCGCCAGGTGGCCGACCATCTGCATCTGAATCCGAGTTACTTCAGCGTGCTATTCAAAGAGCAGACCGACCTTACCTTCAGCGAATATATCACCCGATTGCGGGTGCTCCGCGCTAAGGAGCTGCTGCTGCGGACGACGTTGTCCGTTGGGGAGATCGCTGAGCGTGTAGGTTATCAAAGCGACAAATATTTTATCAAGGTGTTCAAAAACTATGAAGGGATGAGTCCCAGCAAATACCGCAGCCGGACGAAAGAGACGGAAGATGACGCCTAA
- a CDS encoding extracellular solute-binding protein yields the protein MSNQKTASTLWIALLLLLGLSGCVGDKAAGGGGADDQEASAASEKVTIQFMHLWPAGASPQQNRLVNEIIDQYQSEHPNITIQQEVMENEQYKNKLKILSAANELPDVGVTWAAGFMDPYVKGDLFAPLDDLLERGLKDQFVPGATDAYAVQGKTYGLPIELNISPIYYNKAIFDKYDLEVPQTYDQFLDVIRTLNSKGVTPIALGNRDRWTGSIWYMYLADRIGGPETMKQAIDRSRSFEDPALIQAAAEIQKLVDMNAFNKGFNGLSNEEGKMVFMKEQAAMFLAGTWEVPNFTSNPDVPQQFKDNVGFFKFPTFTGGKGDINSWVGGPGVGLFVAENSKVKDEAKKFVEYFISKWGAESVSTAGVIPATKVDTAASDLPQLYIDLLDELNNASNLTLFADVQMKWNAAQTHLNMIQALFGKAVTPEQFVKEHEAALQQDE from the coding sequence ATGTCCAACCAGAAAACAGCATCTACCCTGTGGATTGCGCTTCTCCTGCTGCTGGGACTTTCCGGCTGCGTCGGCGACAAGGCGGCGGGGGGCGGCGGGGCGGATGACCAAGAAGCATCGGCGGCCAGCGAGAAGGTAACGATTCAATTTATGCATTTGTGGCCGGCAGGTGCCTCTCCGCAGCAAAATAGACTGGTGAACGAGATCATCGACCAATATCAATCCGAGCATCCGAATATCACAATTCAGCAAGAAGTGATGGAAAATGAGCAATACAAAAATAAATTAAAAATTTTGTCCGCGGCGAACGAGCTTCCTGACGTTGGCGTCACCTGGGCTGCCGGCTTCATGGACCCCTACGTGAAGGGTGACCTGTTCGCCCCGCTTGACGATTTGCTGGAACGCGGCTTGAAGGACCAGTTCGTCCCGGGGGCGACCGATGCTTATGCGGTGCAGGGCAAAACGTACGGCTTGCCGATCGAACTGAACATCTCGCCGATTTATTATAATAAGGCGATTTTTGACAAATACGATTTGGAAGTGCCGCAAACCTATGATCAGTTCCTGGACGTGATCCGCACGCTGAACAGCAAGGGGGTAACCCCGATCGCGCTGGGGAACCGGGACCGGTGGACGGGCTCGATCTGGTATATGTACCTGGCCGACCGGATCGGCGGACCGGAAACGATGAAGCAGGCGATCGACCGCTCCCGCAGCTTCGAGGACCCGGCGCTGATTCAGGCGGCGGCGGAAATCCAGAAGCTGGTGGATATGAACGCTTTTAATAAAGGCTTTAACGGCTTGTCCAATGAGGAAGGCAAAATGGTATTCATGAAAGAACAAGCTGCCATGTTCCTGGCTGGGACCTGGGAGGTGCCTAACTTTACGAGTAACCCGGACGTGCCTCAGCAATTTAAAGATAATGTCGGGTTCTTCAAATTCCCAACCTTTACCGGCGGTAAAGGGGACATTAACAGCTGGGTAGGCGGACCGGGGGTCGGCTTGTTCGTTGCGGAGAACTCCAAAGTCAAAGACGAAGCGAAGAAGTTTGTGGAATATTTCATCAGCAAGTGGGGGGCCGAATCGGTCAGTACGGCCGGGGTGATTCCGGCAACCAAGGTGGATACGGCGGCTTCGGATTTGCCTCAGCTCTACATCGATTTGCTGGATGAGCTGAACAATGCCAGCAACCTGACCTTATTTGCCGACGTGCAAATGAAATGGAATGCGGCCCAGACGCACTTAAATATGATTCAAGCCTTGTTCGGTAAGGCGGTGACGCCGGAGCAATTCGTGAAGGAGCATGAAGCCGCGCTGCAGCAAGACGAATAA
- a CDS encoding AEC family transporter, translating to MIGDIVLDVVLPIFILIGLGALMQRAFKLDLYTLAKINFYFVTPAVVFVSMYESEMSADLLGSVTGFYILYVLLLYGVSRLVSWPLKFGPGMRAAFTNSLILDNSGNYGLPINQLAFKGDPLAASVQALVMTFQSLVTFTYGVMSVQRAKSGGTLKAALIGFLKMPVPYALVLGMALHLLQWPIPYFVSKPLGYIADSMVAIALLTLGAQIVKYPLRLDRIDVYVSVALRLLIGPVIGFILVWALGLKGIPAQALLIASGMPTGVNSTILAEEYDNEPDFASQTVLISTLLNIITMTALISLSKYVG from the coding sequence ATGATCGGCGATATTGTATTGGATGTCGTTTTGCCCATTTTTATCCTCATCGGATTAGGCGCCTTGATGCAGCGAGCCTTTAAGCTTGATTTGTATACGCTGGCCAAAATCAACTTCTACTTCGTGACGCCTGCCGTCGTCTTCGTCAGCATGTACGAATCGGAGATGTCCGCGGATCTTCTGGGAAGCGTTACGGGGTTTTATATTTTGTACGTCCTGCTGCTCTATGGGGTCAGCCGGCTTGTCAGCTGGCCTCTGAAGTTTGGACCCGGCATGCGGGCCGCCTTCACTAACAGTCTGATCCTCGACAACTCCGGCAATTACGGGCTGCCGATTAATCAGCTGGCCTTTAAAGGCGATCCATTGGCTGCTTCCGTTCAAGCGCTGGTAATGACGTTCCAGAGCCTGGTCACGTTCACCTATGGCGTGATGTCCGTGCAACGGGCCAAGTCCGGCGGCACGCTGAAGGCCGCGTTGATCGGGTTTCTTAAGATGCCCGTCCCTTACGCCTTGGTGCTTGGGATGGCGCTGCATTTGCTTCAATGGCCAATCCCTTACTTTGTGTCCAAGCCGCTTGGGTACATCGCCGACTCGATGGTGGCGATCGCCTTACTAACGCTTGGCGCACAAATTGTAAAATATCCGCTGCGGCTCGATCGGATTGACGTCTACGTCAGCGTCGCGCTGCGTCTGCTGATTGGCCCGGTGATCGGGTTCATTTTGGTATGGGCGCTGGGCCTCAAAGGAATTCCAGCCCAAGCGCTGCTGATCGCTTCCGGCATGCCCACCGGAGTCAACAGCACCATCCTTGCGGAGGAGTACGACAACGAACCGGATTTTGCCTCGCAAACCGTGCTGATCTCCACGCTGCTGAACATCATTACGATGACTGCCCTGATTTCCTTATCCAAATACGTCGGATAG
- a CDS encoding GNAT family N-acetyltransferase, with amino-acid sequence MMTLSRQSHPVLRDVERLVQLETELTKFNNERSLIEQSRGGDGSALDEGMVKRKIRYYYQDDFQNFVAYLGGEPAGMGSLFMRGDTGYLANDFTFPAYRKRGIQTALIRHRLQTARELGLKRVYTDVEFASASHANMLKCGFELVYVNTFWMKTALPR; translated from the coding sequence ATGATGACCCTCTCCAGACAGTCCCATCCCGTCCTTCGCGACGTGGAACGATTGGTTCAGTTGGAGACGGAGCTGACGAAGTTTAATAACGAACGCTCGCTGATCGAGCAGTCGCGCGGCGGGGACGGTTCTGCGTTGGACGAGGGAATGGTGAAGCGGAAGATCCGGTACTACTACCAGGACGATTTTCAAAATTTCGTCGCTTATCTTGGCGGGGAGCCTGCAGGAATGGGTTCTTTATTTATGCGCGGCGATACCGGGTATTTGGCCAACGATTTTACGTTCCCAGCGTACCGGAAGCGCGGCATCCAAACGGCGCTGATCCGGCACCGGCTGCAAACGGCAAGGGAGCTCGGACTGAAGCGGGTTTACACCGATGTGGAGTTTGCATCGGCCAGCCATGCGAACATGCTGAAATGCGGTTTTGAGCTGGTGTATGTCAATACGTTTTGGATGAAAACGGCGCTGCCGCGATAA
- a CDS encoding threonine/serine exporter family protein, which translates to MYILVHLLISFIASGAFGILFNAPKRTLLQCGLSGMLGWLVYILLEPRMESVFSTVAATFLVGVLSQLFARVYKKPVIIFSVAGIIPLVPGGLAYDAMRRFVENEYNLAVELAAKAFLLSGSIAMGLVLSEVLGQLLIRRIPQRLRKRTAKP; encoded by the coding sequence ATGTATATACTCGTTCATCTGCTTATTAGTTTTATTGCTTCAGGGGCTTTTGGCATCCTCTTTAACGCTCCTAAACGAACCCTGCTCCAATGCGGCCTGTCCGGCATGCTTGGCTGGCTCGTCTACATCCTGCTGGAGCCAAGGATGGAGAGTGTATTTTCGACCGTTGCGGCTACGTTCTTGGTTGGCGTCCTTAGCCAGCTGTTTGCCCGCGTTTACAAGAAGCCTGTCATTATATTCAGCGTGGCCGGGATTATCCCGTTGGTTCCGGGCGGGCTGGCGTATGACGCGATGCGGCGGTTCGTGGAGAACGAATACAATTTGGCTGTGGAGCTTGCCGCTAAAGCCTTCCTCCTATCCGGTTCGATCGCGATGGGGCTCGTCTTGTCCGAGGTGCTCGGCCAGCTCTTGATCCGGCGGATCCCGCAGCGGCTTCGCAAGCGAACAGCCAAACCATAA
- a CDS encoding threonine/serine exporter family protein produces the protein MNDMAAVQGQEPVQVCLLAGKIMLQSGAETYRVEDTMTRMANALGLSGSHSYVTPTGIVFQSGEAESAKLIRIVERTTDLQKVSAVNDISRKLHSGDVTVAEAHALLREIESEKHAYPMPLQMAAAALSSGCFTLMFRGQAEDFLPGILCGGVGFAAYLLFHRLVKVKFFAEFTAALIIGLLATGFVQLSLGRDLDKIIIGSVMPLVPGLLITNAVRDLMAGHLVSGLSRGAEAFLTAFAIGAGIAVVFTLI, from the coding sequence ATGAACGACATGGCTGCAGTCCAAGGACAGGAGCCTGTACAGGTGTGTCTATTGGCGGGAAAAATCATGCTTCAAAGCGGAGCAGAAACATACCGCGTGGAGGATACGATGACCCGGATGGCCAATGCGCTGGGACTCTCGGGCTCGCATAGTTATGTGACGCCGACGGGGATCGTCTTTCAATCCGGAGAAGCGGAATCCGCCAAGCTGATCCGCATCGTGGAGCGGACAACCGATCTGCAGAAGGTGTCCGCGGTGAACGACATCTCCCGGAAGCTGCACAGCGGGGATGTCACGGTAGCAGAAGCGCATGCCTTGCTGCGCGAGATCGAGTCGGAGAAGCACGCCTATCCGATGCCGCTGCAAATGGCGGCTGCAGCCTTGTCCAGCGGCTGCTTCACCTTAATGTTCCGCGGCCAGGCGGAAGATTTCCTGCCGGGCATATTGTGCGGCGGTGTGGGGTTTGCCGCGTATCTGCTGTTCCATCGGCTGGTGAAGGTAAAATTTTTCGCCGAGTTTACCGCTGCACTGATCATCGGCCTGTTGGCCACGGGTTTTGTGCAATTATCGCTAGGCCGGGACTTGGATAAGATCATTATCGGTTCGGTGATGCCGCTCGTGCCGGGACTGCTCATTACCAATGCGGTCCGGGACCTGATGGCCGGACATCTCGTATCCGGGTTGTCCCGCGGAGCGGAGGCCTTTCTCACCGCCTTTGCCATCGGAGCCGGAATCGCCGTCGTATTTACTTTGATTTAA
- a CDS encoding GGDEF domain-containing protein produces MLLQIADVMRETFSPRDHIARKGGEEFVILVDRCDAEQIKVIAERLRRNVENHRFILPDGGELKLTISGGSATYPNVDEVELFVKADQALYQAKEDGRNRVYVT; encoded by the coding sequence GTGCTGCTGCAAATCGCTGATGTGATGCGGGAGACGTTCTCGCCGCGGGATCATATTGCCCGCAAGGGCGGCGAGGAATTTGTGATTTTGGTCGATCGTTGCGATGCCGAGCAAATTAAAGTGATCGCCGAACGGTTGCGCCGCAATGTGGAGAACCATCGTTTTATTTTACCGGATGGAGGGGAATTAAAGCTAACGATCTCGGGAGGGAGTGCGACCTACCCGAATGTTGATGAGGTGGAGTTGTTCGTCAAGGCGGATCAGGCACTTTATCAAGCGAAGGAGGATGGACGAAACCGGGTGTACGTGACCTAG
- a CDS encoding LacI family DNA-binding transcriptional regulator, whose translation MITIYDIAQRTGFSPTTVSKVFNGYSDVSEKTRRKILDAADELGYVPNAHARSLTTKRSWTIGVLFIEPSGAGILHPFFGGVIEGFKRVATSKGYDLMFLSKDIGGKKSSYLEHCKIRGIDGVVVVLPDATDPYFQELLESDIPCVLLDQESSDKSTVYSDNMEGARQAVAYLHSLGHRKIAHIGGGPTFAGEQRLNGFRQAMQELGLTIHPQHIVQGSYDYTVESGSKAMEELLQADERPTAVFAAGDNLAVGAMMAMKRHGLRVPEDISLVGFDDIEMAKYLTPALTTVRQNTDVLGSRAADMLIYSIEGGEDVQQGVIPVELIIRDSCRSL comes from the coding sequence GTGATAACCATTTATGATATCGCACAAAGGACCGGTTTTTCGCCTACGACCGTATCCAAGGTGTTTAACGGATATTCCGACGTCAGTGAGAAGACGCGCCGCAAAATTCTGGACGCTGCGGATGAGCTCGGCTATGTGCCCAATGCTCACGCCCGTTCGCTGACCACCAAACGCTCTTGGACGATTGGCGTGCTGTTTATTGAGCCTTCCGGCGCGGGCATCCTGCATCCGTTTTTTGGCGGTGTGATCGAAGGCTTCAAGCGGGTGGCTACCTCCAAGGGTTATGATCTGATGTTTCTTTCCAAGGATATCGGCGGCAAGAAAAGCAGCTATCTGGAGCACTGTAAAATCCGCGGTATCGACGGCGTGGTCGTGGTGTTGCCGGATGCAACCGATCCGTATTTTCAGGAGCTGTTGGAGTCCGACATTCCTTGCGTGCTGTTGGATCAGGAATCTTCCGACAAGAGTACGGTGTATTCGGACAATATGGAAGGCGCCCGGCAGGCCGTGGCTTATTTGCATTCCTTGGGCCACCGGAAAATCGCGCATATCGGCGGTGGTCCAACCTTCGCTGGCGAGCAGCGGTTAAACGGGTTTCGGCAAGCGATGCAAGAGCTTGGGCTGACGATCCATCCCCAGCATATCGTACAAGGAAGCTACGATTATACCGTAGAGAGCGGCAGCAAAGCGATGGAGGAGCTGTTGCAGGCGGACGAACGGCCTACCGCCGTGTTTGCAGCCGGCGACAATTTGGCGGTTGGGGCCATGATGGCGATGAAGCGGCATGGCTTGCGCGTGCCTGAAGACATTTCGCTGGTAGGCTTCGACGACATCGAAATGGCGAAATATTTAACACCTGCGTTAACGACGGTACGACAAAACACAGATGTACTTGGCAGCAGGGCAGCCGACATGTTAATCTATTCGATAGAAGGCGGGGAAGACGTGCAACAAGGCGTAATCCCGGTGGAGCTGATTATTCGCGATTCTTGCCGATCGCTGTAG